In the genome of Xyrauchen texanus isolate HMW12.3.18 chromosome 33, RBS_HiC_50CHRs, whole genome shotgun sequence, one region contains:
- the hcar1-4 gene encoding oxoeicosanoid receptor 1, translating into MNNITSCMGPQNLVSSILKPILILEFILGLSGNVFALWILFFKSPWKACNIYVLCLVLADFLLLIGLPFHIDYLFRGEDWIFGESSCRFILYIISVNFSASVVFMLILAVDRFFRILYPQHAITRMSVRQAIMMVSAVWVGVLLLRLPPALNLVLQSPKNSSKLICQSFVSWTWPSLEMRLYNVVQLIEVLIAFILVLFCFVRVSLHVNRRPLKPHRRVKRAVRLLLLLLIMFVLCFLPTVIVSIFLQRFPCSADLLVSLNASLALTYMNSVLDPVIYCHTNAWFRDTLKGKSNSLGLTKFQMSVKTNRKPRST; encoded by the coding sequence ATGAATAACATCACCTCTTGCATGGGACCTCAGAACCTTGTTTCTTCCATTCTGAAGCCCATTCTTATTTTGGAGTTTATTTTAGGGCTGTCTGGAAATGTCTTTGCTCTCTGGATTTTATTCTTCAAGTCACCATGGAAAGCCTGCAACATATACGTCTTATGTCTGGTACTAGCTGACTTTCTACTGCTCATTGGGCTTCCTTTTCACATAGACTATCTCTTTCGAGGTGAAGATTGGATATTTGGTGAATCTTCTTGTCGCTTCATCCTCTACATCATATCAGTGAACTTCTCAGCAAGCGTggttttcatgttgattttagcAGTTGACCGCTTTTTCAGGATCCTTTACCCACAGCATGCTATCACTCGAATGAGTGTGAGACAAGCAATAATGATGGTTAGTGCAGTTTGGGTGGGCGTTTTACTCCTTCGACTTCCACCTGCCCTAAACCTGGTTCTCCAATCACCTAAAAACTCTTCAAAGCTCATATGTCAAAGTTTTGTCTCATGGACATGGCCATCGTTAGAAATGAGGTTATACAATGTAGTTCAGCTGATAGAAGTCTTGATAGCTTTCATATTGGTGCTCTTCTGTTTTGTGCGTGTTTCCTTACATGTCAATAGACGCCCACTTAAGCCACATCGCAGGGTGAAACGGGCAGTGCGATTGCTTCTGTTGCTTTTGATtatgtttgttctttgttttctACCTACTGTCATTGTTAGTATTTTCCTCCAAAGGTTTCCTTGCTCTGCAGACTTACTGGTAAGTCTTAATGCCTCTTTAGCATTAACCTATATGAACAGTGTACTAGATCCAGTCATCTACTGCCACACTAATGCTTGGTTCCGAGACACTCTGAAAGGAAAATCCAATTCTTTGGGATTGACAAAGTTTCAGATGAGCGTAAAAACGAACAGAAAACCTAGATCTACCTAA